From Mycobacteriales bacterium, a single genomic window includes:
- a CDS encoding methyltransferase domain-containing protein has translation MTKTAQLDTADLERRVKDVYRHVAEHPEEQYHFEMGRPLAARLGYPSELLDAIPAASLASFAGVGYYLDLLGDLTGQRVLDLGSGSGTDSFATAHLVGPTGSVTGVDMTPEQLAKSERLRAVAGISTVRFVEGYIEQPPVPDGCFDAVVSNGVVNLSADKPAVFQAVARALVPGGRLALSDIVTERPLTEAIVCSAELWAACIGGAAQIDDYLAAIEAAGLHVQEVRDNPAYAFLSDSAQGATQTYGVKSISLMAVKPA, from the coding sequence ATGACGAAGACTGCGCAACTCGACACCGCGGACCTCGAGCGGCGCGTCAAGGACGTCTACCGGCACGTCGCGGAGCACCCCGAGGAGCAGTACCACTTCGAGATGGGCCGCCCTCTCGCAGCCCGGCTGGGTTATCCCAGCGAGCTCCTCGACGCGATCCCGGCAGCCTCCCTCGCCTCCTTTGCCGGCGTCGGCTACTACCTGGACCTGCTCGGCGACCTCACCGGTCAACGCGTGCTCGACCTCGGGAGCGGTTCCGGCACCGACTCCTTCGCAACCGCGCACCTGGTCGGACCGACCGGGTCGGTCACCGGCGTCGACATGACCCCCGAACAGCTCGCAAAGTCCGAGCGGCTCAGAGCAGTCGCAGGCATTTCCACGGTCCGCTTCGTCGAGGGCTACATCGAGCAGCCACCCGTACCTGATGGCTGCTTCGACGCGGTCGTGTCGAACGGGGTCGTCAACCTGTCGGCCGACAAGCCCGCTGTCTTCCAGGCGGTGGCGCGAGCGCTCGTCCCTGGTGGGCGGCTGGCCTTGTCGGACATCGTCACCGAACGGCCCCTCACCGAGGCGATCGTGTGCAGCGCCGAGCTCTGGGCCGCCTGCATCGGTGGCGCAGCGCAGATCGACGACTACCTCGCCGCGATCGAAGCCGCCGGGCTGCACGTGCAGGAGGTGCGCGACAACCCGGCGTACGCCTTCCTGTCCGACTCGGCCCAGGGCGCCACGCAGACCTACGGCGTCAAGAGCATCTCCCTGATGGCGGTCAAGCCAGCCTGA
- a CDS encoding response regulator, with protein MTVGDLIVTSLSRVDSLTALVAELPAVSDLETALHDLVAQLCAEVLAANQQERAAEVPMVGAADRAERLLRFDECLRLVASCSTEGPVAPVERAPGGLVELSTLPPVVIVEDDTSCRVLAQLNLQALGVANPQVVASTGLLALEVLSALVAAGTVPALVLLDGHLPDLDGLEVLRWIRAQPALKETPVVMLTGESGVAWIGRAYALGVAGYLVKPIGAEGLGDVLRALPVPWALLPS; from the coding sequence ATGACCGTTGGCGACCTGATCGTCACCTCCCTCTCGCGGGTCGACTCCCTCACTGCCCTGGTGGCCGAGCTGCCGGCCGTGTCCGACCTCGAGACCGCCCTGCACGACCTCGTGGCGCAGTTGTGCGCCGAGGTCTTGGCTGCGAATCAGCAGGAGCGCGCGGCCGAGGTCCCGATGGTCGGTGCGGCTGACCGGGCGGAGCGCCTCCTGCGCTTCGACGAGTGCCTCCGGCTCGTCGCCTCCTGCTCGACCGAGGGACCGGTCGCCCCCGTCGAGCGCGCGCCGGGCGGCCTGGTGGAGCTGTCGACGCTGCCGCCCGTGGTCATCGTCGAGGACGACACCTCGTGCCGGGTGCTCGCACAGCTGAACCTGCAGGCACTGGGTGTCGCGAACCCGCAGGTCGTCGCCTCGACGGGCCTGCTCGCGCTGGAGGTCCTCAGCGCCCTGGTCGCCGCGGGCACGGTGCCGGCGCTCGTGCTCCTGGACGGGCACCTACCAGACCTCGACGGGCTCGAGGTCCTCCGCTGGATCCGCGCGCAGCCTGCCCTGAAGGAGACGCCGGTGGTGATGCTGACGGGGGAGTCCGGTGTCGCCTGGATCGGACGGGCCTACGCCCTCGGCGTCGCGGGCTACCTCGTCAAACCGATCGGAGCCGAGGGCCTCGGGGACGTCCTGCGGGCCCTCCCGGTGCCGTGGGCGCTGCTGCCGTCATGA
- a CDS encoding HD domain-containing phosphohydrolase: MRLAELVAALSLATDLGLGQPQEHIIRQTLIAMRVAELENLSDDERAAIFYVSLLAWVGCVADAHEMGKWFGDDMKVRADSYLVDLTGVPMMRFMLGHVGGGSSPIRRLTMIGKFLAGGSNEVRASMASHCEASGDLSLRLGLGAEVRDPLQQAFERWDGKGSPAQLHGDEIARIMRIVHISNDVEMLHRLGGVEAACEMLHSRRGTEFDPELVDRFCAHGGDLLASLEELDGWDTLIGGHEGLQRQLSDDELDVALEAFADYADVKSPYTLGHSRGVALLAAAAAASVGLPVDDVTLVRRAGLVHDVGTIGVASGILDKPGRLTEAERERVRTHPYLTARTFSKPAALGAIGQLAALHHERMDGSGYPSGVTADGLPMAARVIAAADVYHALLEPRPHRAALPREEARKILTAEVTAGRLDGDAVRAVLDAAGHRVRRRTEHPAGLTAREVEVLVLLARGRTKQQIAQELSISAKTVNTHAEHIYGKIGVTSRGAAALFAMRHGLITVAEISD; this comes from the coding sequence CGTGTCACTGCTCGCCTGGGTCGGGTGCGTCGCGGACGCGCACGAGATGGGCAAGTGGTTCGGCGACGACATGAAGGTGCGTGCCGACAGCTATCTGGTCGACCTGACCGGGGTGCCGATGATGCGCTTCATGCTCGGCCATGTCGGCGGCGGTAGCTCCCCGATCCGACGACTGACGATGATCGGCAAGTTCCTGGCCGGCGGGTCGAACGAGGTACGTGCCTCGATGGCCTCGCACTGCGAGGCCTCCGGCGACCTGTCGTTGCGCCTGGGGCTGGGAGCGGAGGTCCGTGATCCGCTTCAGCAGGCGTTCGAGCGCTGGGACGGCAAGGGTTCCCCGGCCCAACTGCACGGCGATGAGATCGCACGCATCATGCGAATCGTCCACATCTCCAACGACGTGGAGATGCTGCACCGGCTCGGCGGCGTCGAGGCTGCCTGCGAGATGCTGCACTCCCGCCGGGGCACCGAGTTCGACCCGGAGCTCGTCGACCGGTTCTGCGCGCACGGCGGTGATCTTCTTGCCTCCCTGGAAGAGCTCGACGGCTGGGACACGCTGATCGGCGGGCACGAAGGGCTGCAACGGCAGCTCAGCGACGACGAGCTCGACGTAGCGCTGGAGGCGTTCGCCGACTACGCCGACGTCAAGTCGCCGTACACGCTCGGGCACTCCCGCGGGGTCGCCCTGTTGGCCGCAGCAGCCGCCGCCAGCGTCGGCCTGCCGGTCGACGACGTCACACTGGTACGGCGGGCGGGGCTGGTGCACGACGTCGGCACGATCGGAGTCGCCTCAGGGATCCTGGACAAGCCCGGGCGGCTCACCGAGGCCGAACGAGAGCGCGTCCGCACCCACCCGTACCTGACAGCACGCACCTTCTCCAAGCCCGCTGCGCTCGGCGCCATCGGACAGCTGGCTGCGCTGCACCACGAGCGGATGGACGGCTCCGGGTACCCGTCGGGAGTGACGGCCGACGGCCTGCCGATGGCTGCCCGGGTGATCGCCGCCGCCGACGTTTACCACGCGCTGCTGGAGCCTCGCCCCCACCGTGCCGCGCTGCCGCGCGAGGAGGCCCGGAAGATCCTCACGGCCGAGGTGACTGCCGGCCGTCTGGACGGTGACGCCGTGCGGGCGGTGCTGGACGCCGCCGGGCACCGGGTGCGGCGCAGGACCGAGCACCCGGCAGGCCTGACTGCGCGCGAGGTCGAGGTCCTCGTGCTGCTGGCGCGAGGCCGGACCAAGCAGCAGATCGCCCAGGAGCTGAGCATCTCCGCCAAGACGGTCAACACCCACGCCGAGCACATCTACGGCAAGATCGGCGTGACCTCCCGCGGTGCCGCTGCGCTGTTCGCGATGCGGCACGGGCTGATCACCGTCGCCGAGATCTCGGACTGA
- a CDS encoding DsrE family protein, producing the protein MSNKAAISLTTGLEDTEKVMIALLVAVGAAESGRPTLTFLTKEAVRLALGGTAIGTACDGCPSLPDLMKRYEAAGGELLVCPICFNSKQLDPDGLVSNAKLGGTVQLWEWIGDGATTFSY; encoded by the coding sequence ATGAGCAACAAGGCCGCCATCAGCCTCACCACCGGGCTCGAGGACACCGAGAAGGTCATGATCGCGTTGCTGGTCGCCGTCGGCGCCGCCGAGAGCGGCAGGCCCACCCTCACCTTCCTCACGAAGGAGGCCGTGCGACTTGCCCTGGGGGGCACCGCCATCGGCACCGCCTGCGACGGCTGCCCGAGCCTGCCCGACCTGATGAAGCGCTACGAGGCCGCCGGCGGGGAGCTGCTGGTCTGCCCGATCTGCTTCAACTCCAAGCAGCTCGACCCAGACGGCCTCGTATCGAACGCGAAGCTCGGCGGCACGGTGCAGCTGTGGGAATGGATCGGCGACGGCGCCACCACCTTCAGCTACTAG
- a CDS encoding bifunctional diguanylate cyclase/phosphodiesterase produces MRGASLPARVVLRRLLDTLPRPARGGPGGAAECRHDRQLRLTAERGRPFRTDSLTGVDDRVALRHAVVRALARTRVPGRAAGALLLDVDGFTSVNDSHGQHGGDELLRQVAARLLALCRSGEVVARLGGDEFIVLAGSARLSDCVELSERIVAALRAPYDLGGSSVVVSASVGVVYADDEQDHDAFLQQADVAMRVAKAAGGDRVVVFDAATHTVLLDRQALGRDLRTALGQGQLSLVYQPIIDLRTGATCGAEALMRWTHPTRGAVCPTVFVPMAESAGLIGRLGAWVLEQACLQLAAWDALDTGGQGLHMAINVSRRQLDGELADTLRRITSRTGIAPGRLLLEITETAFVEGDVDLAQQLEDLRAVGCRIAVDDFGTGYSALNELRRIPVQVLKIDKSFVDGIASSREELAVTTAIVRLAQSLHKTTVAEGVETGAQLAHLLGLGCELAQGFLFSRPLDPDAFTAYRSATPVYQPLASAGFRGLTDWSVAGLS; encoded by the coding sequence ATGAGAGGGGCAAGCCTGCCTGCGCGCGTCGTCCTGCGACGTCTCCTCGACACCCTGCCGCGGCCGGCCCGCGGCGGGCCAGGTGGCGCCGCGGAGTGCCGGCACGACCGGCAGCTCCGCCTGACGGCCGAGCGGGGACGACCGTTCCGGACGGACTCGCTCACGGGTGTGGACGACCGGGTCGCCCTTCGCCACGCCGTCGTGCGAGCGCTCGCCAGGACGCGGGTGCCAGGACGGGCTGCCGGTGCGCTCCTGCTGGACGTGGACGGCTTCACGTCCGTCAACGACTCCCACGGCCAGCACGGCGGCGATGAGCTGCTGCGCCAGGTCGCCGCCCGGCTCCTCGCGCTGTGCCGGTCGGGCGAGGTCGTCGCACGCCTTGGTGGGGACGAGTTCATCGTGCTCGCCGGGTCTGCGCGGCTCTCGGACTGCGTCGAGCTGTCCGAACGGATCGTCGCCGCGCTGCGGGCGCCGTACGACCTGGGCGGTTCCAGCGTCGTGGTCAGCGCCAGCGTCGGGGTGGTGTACGCCGATGACGAGCAGGACCACGACGCCTTCCTGCAGCAGGCAGACGTCGCCATGCGCGTGGCCAAGGCGGCCGGCGGCGACAGGGTCGTGGTCTTCGACGCCGCGACGCACACGGTGCTGCTGGACCGGCAGGCACTGGGACGGGACCTGCGGACCGCCCTGGGCCAGGGTCAGCTCAGCCTCGTCTACCAGCCGATCATCGACCTCCGCACCGGAGCCACCTGCGGAGCCGAGGCGCTCATGCGCTGGACGCACCCGACACGCGGAGCGGTCTGCCCGACGGTGTTCGTGCCGATGGCCGAGAGCGCCGGCCTCATCGGACGGCTGGGTGCGTGGGTGCTCGAGCAGGCCTGCCTGCAGCTGGCCGCCTGGGACGCGCTCGACACCGGTGGCCAGGGACTGCACATGGCGATCAACGTCTCGCGCCGCCAGCTCGACGGGGAGCTCGCCGACACCCTCCGCAGGATCACCTCCCGGACCGGCATCGCTCCCGGTCGGCTGTTGCTGGAGATCACCGAGACGGCGTTCGTCGAGGGCGACGTCGACCTCGCCCAGCAGCTCGAGGACCTGCGCGCCGTGGGCTGTCGGATCGCCGTCGACGACTTCGGGACCGGCTACAGCGCACTGAACGAGCTGCGACGCATCCCCGTCCAGGTCCTGAAGATCGACAAGTCCTTCGTCGACGGGATCGCCAGCAGTCGCGAGGAGCTGGCCGTGACGACCGCGATCGTCCGGCTCGCCCAGAGCCTGCACAAGACGACGGTGGCGGAGGGGGTGGAGACGGGCGCCCAGCTCGCCCACCTGCTCGGGCTCGGCTGTGAGCTGGCGCAGGGCTTCTTGTTCTCCCGGCCTCTCGACCCCGACGCCTTCACGGCCTACCGCAGCGCGACGCCGGTCTACCAGCCACTGGCCTCGGCGGGCTTTCGAGGCCTCACCGACTGGTCCGTCGCGGGCCTGTCGTGA
- a CDS encoding helix-turn-helix domain-containing protein — protein MPSALPPAVLAALREELPPVAGRTVAAVIAEVPEYADAWQATGTGGGMATTITHAVELALATFLRLAERPDEEDGLLAPALDAAYALGRGEARDTRTMEALLSAYRVGSRAAWRDWSATAVAAGVTAEAVAAFAELVFAYIDSLSAASAAGHADELAKSGRVREKYLERLATALLAGDPDVERLAELAQWSPPETLTAVVVPAAQARSAAAALDGRSLALSGDVVGLADQAVWLAVSPGRPALLATLRRTPAVVGPTVPWAAVAGSFQRAERALELLPAPAAVLDTDAHLAALVVGADPSALADLRAAVLAPMADLRPAAAERLEETLRSWLLHQGRREAVAAELHVHPQTVRYRVQQLRELYGDALTDPAFLRDAVIALTPR, from the coding sequence ATGCCGTCCGCTCTGCCACCCGCCGTCCTCGCCGCGCTGCGCGAGGAGCTACCGCCCGTCGCGGGCCGGACCGTCGCCGCGGTCATCGCCGAGGTGCCGGAGTACGCCGACGCCTGGCAGGCCACGGGCACCGGCGGCGGGATGGCCACGACCATCACGCACGCCGTCGAGCTCGCCCTCGCCACCTTCCTGCGGCTCGCCGAGCGGCCCGACGAGGAGGACGGCCTGCTCGCGCCCGCGCTCGACGCGGCCTACGCGCTCGGCCGCGGCGAGGCCCGCGACACCCGCACCATGGAAGCGCTGCTGTCGGCCTACCGCGTCGGGTCGCGCGCGGCCTGGCGGGACTGGAGCGCCACCGCCGTCGCGGCGGGCGTGACGGCAGAGGCGGTGGCCGCCTTCGCCGAGCTGGTGTTCGCCTACATCGACTCGCTGTCCGCGGCGAGCGCCGCCGGCCACGCCGACGAGCTGGCCAAGAGCGGCCGCGTCCGCGAGAAGTACCTCGAGCGGCTCGCCACCGCGCTGCTCGCCGGCGACCCCGACGTCGAGCGCCTCGCCGAGCTCGCCCAGTGGTCCCCACCGGAGACGCTCACCGCCGTCGTCGTCCCGGCGGCACAGGCGCGCTCGGCCGCCGCCGCCCTCGACGGTCGCAGCCTCGCGCTGTCCGGCGACGTCGTCGGGCTGGCCGACCAGGCGGTGTGGCTCGCGGTCTCCCCCGGTCGGCCCGCGCTGCTGGCCACCCTGCGGCGTACTCCTGCGGTGGTCGGCCCGACGGTCCCGTGGGCCGCGGTCGCGGGGTCGTTCCAGCGCGCCGAGCGGGCGCTCGAGCTGCTGCCCGCGCCCGCCGCGGTGCTCGACACCGACGCGCACCTCGCCGCCCTCGTCGTCGGTGCGGACCCGTCGGCGCTGGCCGACCTGCGGGCGGCGGTCCTCGCGCCGATGGCCGACCTGCGGCCGGCTGCGGCGGAGCGACTCGAGGAGACGCTGCGCTCCTGGCTGCTGCACCAGGGCCGCCGCGAGGCCGTCGCCGCCGAGCTCCACGTGCACCCGCAGACGGTGCGCTACCGCGTGCAGCAGCTGCGCGAGCTCTACGGCGACGCGCTCACCGACCCCGCCTTCCTGCGCGACGCCGTCATCGCTCTCACGCCTCGCTGA
- a CDS encoding EAL domain-containing protein — MNRATTRAVEPEVSRAEAPAPHAHGALLGAGESTYVVQNGQLRVVYQPVVQLTTDAVVGAEAVVRWEHPRLGALQPVQSLALAESSDRAPDIANWVLYEACSALEALRDRHPLCQTVSVDLSEHQVLDPSLPERINQVLESTSTPATGLVLRVSGRGLDLDAASRCLTALHDVGVRLALDDYGIGHAGLLLLRDLPLALVKIDRTFTRGLTSNPANRAIVRSTLALAASLGIECVAEDLDTPAQASALTRMGCALGQGEMWAGPLPLSQLDGWLAERLVASSASTSVPETAPAHLTLPELLDMRRNGASTLTLAAILNSRGQRTRDGVRWTGARVSHVLRGRESLI, encoded by the coding sequence GTGAACCGCGCAACGACCCGCGCCGTCGAGCCCGAGGTGTCGCGGGCGGAGGCTCCGGCGCCCCACGCCCACGGTGCTCTCCTCGGAGCGGGGGAGAGCACGTACGTCGTGCAGAACGGCCAGCTGCGGGTGGTCTACCAGCCCGTCGTGCAGCTCACGACCGATGCGGTCGTCGGAGCCGAGGCAGTCGTGCGATGGGAGCACCCGCGCCTCGGCGCCCTGCAGCCTGTGCAGTCGCTCGCCCTCGCTGAGAGCAGCGACCGGGCTCCCGACATCGCGAACTGGGTGCTGTACGAGGCCTGCTCCGCGCTGGAGGCCCTGCGGGACAGACACCCGCTGTGCCAGACGGTGTCGGTCGACCTGTCCGAGCACCAGGTCCTCGACCCGTCGCTGCCCGAGCGCATCAACCAGGTGCTGGAGAGCACGAGCACCCCGGCGACCGGACTCGTCCTGCGGGTCAGCGGTCGCGGACTCGACCTCGATGCCGCGAGCAGGTGCCTGACGGCACTGCACGACGTCGGTGTGCGGCTGGCCCTCGACGACTACGGCATCGGCCATGCCGGCCTGCTGCTGCTGCGCGACCTCCCGCTCGCCCTGGTCAAGATCGACCGGACGTTCACGCGCGGGCTCACGAGCAACCCGGCCAACCGCGCCATCGTGCGGTCGACACTCGCCCTGGCCGCGAGTCTGGGCATCGAGTGCGTCGCCGAGGACCTCGACACCCCCGCGCAGGCGTCGGCCCTCACCCGGATGGGCTGCGCCCTGGGCCAGGGCGAGATGTGGGCCGGACCGCTGCCCCTCAGCCAGCTGGACGGGTGGCTCGCCGAGCGCCTCGTCGCCTCCTCGGCCAGCACCAGCGTGCCGGAGACGGCCCCCGCGCACCTGACCTTGCCCGAGCTGCTGGACATGCGGCGCAACGGCGCCAGCACCCTCACCCTGGCGGCCATCCTCAACAGCCGCGGGCAGCGCACCCGCGACGGCGTCCGCTGGACCGGCGCGCGCGTCAGTCACGTGCTCCGTGGACGCGAGAGCCTCATCTGA
- a CDS encoding GAF and ANTAR domain-containing protein: MSSRTPTSEVSMTLAETFVDLADTLVDDYDVVDLLGRLAQACVQLCSVGAVGILLDDQRGNLVLVASSTEETRLLELFQIQADQGPCLDCFRTGEPVSCPDLRDASPRWPNFAPAAVKSGFRSVTALPMRLRDATIGTLNLFDSSPRALLEGDIALAQAFADIATIGLLQQRSVDQSQQVAEQLQRALTTRVVIEQAKGMVAECNGTSVEESFHALRGYARDHNLKLSTVAADVVAGALRGTELARA, translated from the coding sequence ATGAGCAGTCGCACGCCCACCTCCGAGGTCTCGATGACCCTCGCCGAGACCTTCGTGGACCTCGCCGACACGCTCGTGGACGACTACGACGTTGTGGACCTGCTCGGCCGGCTGGCCCAGGCCTGCGTCCAGCTCTGCTCGGTCGGTGCGGTCGGCATCCTGCTCGACGACCAGCGGGGCAACCTCGTCCTGGTCGCCTCGAGCACGGAGGAGACCCGGCTGCTCGAGCTGTTCCAGATCCAGGCCGACCAGGGACCCTGCCTGGACTGCTTCAGGACGGGCGAGCCCGTGTCGTGCCCTGACCTGCGTGACGCATCGCCCCGGTGGCCGAACTTCGCGCCTGCGGCCGTCAAGAGCGGCTTCCGCTCGGTGACGGCCCTGCCCATGAGGCTGCGTGACGCCACGATCGGGACGCTGAACCTCTTCGACAGCAGTCCCCGGGCCCTGCTCGAAGGTGACATTGCCCTTGCCCAGGCCTTCGCCGACATCGCCACGATCGGCCTCCTGCAGCAGCGCAGCGTGGACCAGAGCCAGCAGGTAGCCGAGCAGCTCCAGCGCGCGCTGACGACCCGCGTGGTCATCGAGCAGGCCAAGGGGATGGTCGCGGAGTGCAACGGCACGAGCGTGGAGGAGTCCTTCCACGCGCTTCGCGGCTATGCCCGCGACCACAACCTCAAGCTCTCCACGGTGGCCGCCGACGTGGTCGCGGGTGCGCTGCGCGGGACCGAGCTGGCGCGAGCCTGA
- a CDS encoding nuclear transport factor 2 family protein — MTRSGEAKGATATPSWSVGGLFLEALAVRDFDRMADCFTPEATMRALIPPGLTECEGAAQIVDNIRCWFGAAEAFEVLDGTVGEVGGRVHVSWRLRLHPTPWGDDSWHVIEQQAYLRAGDRIEAIDLLCSGFQPDTHA; from the coding sequence ATGACTCGTTCAGGTGAAGCGAAGGGCGCGACGGCAACCCCTTCGTGGTCCGTCGGAGGCCTGTTCCTGGAGGCCCTGGCCGTCCGCGACTTCGACCGGATGGCGGACTGCTTCACGCCCGAGGCCACGATGAGAGCGCTGATCCCGCCCGGTCTGACCGAGTGCGAGGGCGCCGCGCAGATCGTCGACAACATCCGCTGCTGGTTCGGCGCCGCGGAGGCGTTCGAGGTCCTCGACGGCACCGTCGGTGAGGTCGGCGGCCGGGTGCATGTCTCCTGGCGGCTGCGGCTGCATCCGACGCCCTGGGGTGATGACTCCTGGCACGTCATCGAGCAGCAGGCCTACCTGCGTGCCGGCGACCGCATCGAAGCCATCGACCTGCTCTGCTCCGGCTTCCAGCCCGACACCCACGCCTGA
- a CDS encoding ferredoxin reductase, producing the protein MAVTATLTRMASSLASSLATPLVPSDYLDLFAPLRSDTLRARVVEVRPETRDAVTLVLKPGRDWQGHTAGQWIRLGVDVQGVRLWRAYSLTSPPRPDGLITVTVKSLPDGVVSGHITSRVQPGDVLHLDQAAGDFVLPATRPAKALFVTAGSGITPVMGMLRAALDELPDVVLVHSAPTADDVVFGEELRGLAAAGRIRLVELHTDTDGMLTTDRLAELVPDLADRETWACGPVGMLDAIEAEWDRRGIVEQLHVERFRPSVVVAGDGGTVSFGRTGAGSDTVVEADGATPLLDVGEAAGVLMPSGCRMGICFGCVLPLREGAVRDLRTGETTTAGDGVLVQTCVSAAAGACRLEA; encoded by the coding sequence ATGGCAGTCACCGCGACCCTCACCCGCATGGCGTCGTCACTCGCGTCCTCGCTGGCCACCCCCTTGGTGCCGAGCGACTACCTCGACCTGTTCGCTCCGCTGCGCTCCGACACCCTGCGCGCCCGGGTCGTCGAGGTGCGGCCCGAGACCCGCGACGCCGTCACGCTCGTGCTGAAGCCGGGCCGCGACTGGCAGGGCCACACGGCCGGCCAGTGGATCCGCCTCGGCGTCGACGTGCAGGGCGTCCGGTTGTGGCGCGCCTACTCGCTCACCTCGCCGCCGCGGCCCGACGGCCTCATCACCGTCACCGTGAAGTCGCTGCCGGACGGCGTGGTCAGCGGCCACATCACCTCCCGCGTCCAGCCCGGCGACGTGCTCCACCTCGACCAGGCCGCTGGTGACTTCGTCCTGCCGGCGACCCGCCCGGCCAAGGCGCTGTTCGTCACCGCCGGCAGCGGCATCACTCCCGTGATGGGGATGCTCCGCGCCGCGCTCGACGAGCTGCCCGACGTCGTGCTCGTCCACTCCGCCCCGACCGCCGACGACGTCGTCTTCGGCGAGGAGCTGCGCGGGCTCGCCGCCGCCGGCCGGATCCGCCTGGTCGAGCTGCACACCGACACCGACGGGATGCTCACCACCGACCGGCTCGCCGAGCTCGTGCCCGACCTCGCCGACCGCGAGACCTGGGCCTGCGGCCCCGTCGGGATGCTCGACGCGATCGAGGCCGAGTGGGACCGCCGCGGCATCGTCGAGCAGCTCCACGTCGAGCGCTTCCGGCCCAGCGTGGTCGTCGCGGGCGACGGCGGCACCGTGTCCTTCGGGAGGACGGGCGCCGGCTCCGACACCGTCGTCGAGGCCGACGGCGCGACCCCCCTGCTCGACGTCGGCGAGGCCGCCGGCGTGCTCATGCCGTCGGGGTGCCGGATGGGCATCTGCTTCGGCTGCGTCCTGCCGCTGCGCGAGGGCGCGGTGCGCGACCTGCGCACCGGAGAGACCACCACCGCCGGTGACGGCGTGCTCGTCCAGACCTGTGTGTCCGCCGCGGCCGGCGCCTGCCGGCTCGAGGCCTGA
- a CDS encoding PP2C family protein-serine/threonine phosphatase, giving the protein MMSTGETDDALASLARDAEVAAPHDLAGLFAACGRELGADDVLVYVTDLQQRVLQPLLDPTPTAAQAALPVLGVDGTLAGRAYQTVQPQLQLTDDGRTRVWLPLGIGSLRLGVLVAVVADPPDDEQVEALQRLAAAAAVLLQAKSVYGDTVVRLRRSHHLGVAAELHYSVLPPLSFSGAQVTVSAALEPCYEVAGDVIDYSVDPGRTQVAIFDGMGHGLHSAQCAVFTVAAYRCARRAGLGLVEVLDSVDEALVEGLGGELFSTAVMADLDTTTGLLHWVNAGHPPPLLLRGGKVVKALDTEPRPPLGLGHLLADETWEIGEEQLEPGDMVLLYTDGVVEARAPDGELFGVERLAELVRVQLAGGLDTAETMRRVVRELLSHHAGQLSDDATLLMLEWRR; this is encoded by the coding sequence ATGATGTCCACAGGTGAGACCGACGACGCGCTCGCGTCGCTCGCGCGCGATGCAGAGGTCGCCGCGCCCCACGACCTCGCTGGGCTGTTCGCGGCCTGCGGTCGCGAGCTCGGTGCGGACGACGTGCTGGTCTACGTCACCGACCTCCAGCAGCGGGTGCTCCAGCCGCTGCTGGATCCGACACCGACAGCGGCGCAGGCGGCACTGCCGGTGCTCGGTGTCGACGGCACGCTCGCCGGTCGGGCTTACCAGACGGTCCAGCCGCAGCTGCAGCTCACCGACGACGGCCGCACCCGCGTGTGGCTGCCGCTCGGCATCGGCTCGCTCCGGCTGGGGGTGCTCGTCGCCGTGGTCGCTGACCCCCCGGACGACGAGCAGGTGGAGGCGCTGCAACGCCTCGCCGCTGCTGCAGCCGTGCTCCTGCAGGCCAAGAGCGTCTACGGCGACACCGTCGTGCGGCTTCGGCGCAGCCACCACCTCGGCGTCGCGGCGGAGCTGCACTACTCGGTGCTGCCGCCGCTGTCGTTCTCGGGCGCCCAGGTGACGGTGTCAGCGGCGCTCGAGCCCTGCTACGAGGTCGCGGGCGACGTCATCGACTACTCCGTGGACCCCGGGCGGACGCAGGTCGCGATCTTCGACGGGATGGGTCACGGGCTGCACAGCGCGCAGTGCGCTGTCTTCACGGTGGCGGCGTACCGCTGTGCCCGTCGTGCCGGGCTGGGGCTCGTGGAGGTGCTCGACAGCGTCGACGAGGCGCTCGTCGAGGGGCTCGGCGGCGAGCTGTTCAGCACCGCCGTCATGGCCGACCTCGACACCACGACGGGCCTGCTGCACTGGGTCAACGCCGGCCACCCGCCGCCGCTGCTGCTGCGCGGCGGCAAGGTCGTCAAGGCGCTCGACACCGAGCCGCGACCACCGCTCGGCCTCGGCCACCTCCTCGCCGACGAGACGTGGGAGATCGGCGAGGAGCAGCTCGAGCCGGGCGACATGGTGCTGCTCTACACCGACGGTGTCGTCGAGGCCCGCGCCCCAGACGGCGAGCTGTTCGGCGTCGAACGGCTCGCCGAGCTCGTCCGGGTCCAGCTCGCCGGTGGCCTCGACACGGCGGAGACCATGCGCCGCGTCGTGCGCGAGCTGCTGTCGCACCACGCGGGCCAGCTGAGCGACGACGCCACCCTGCTCATGCTGGAGTGGCGCCGCTAG